A region from the Plasmodium knowlesi strain H genome assembly, contig: PKNH_00_5, whole genome shotgun sequence genome encodes:
- a CDS encoding SICAvar, type I (fragment), with protein sequence MASGAGDGLLQKWLEQHASMASAGSAEEKAREIRAKLGAHLEEAWGKLSSRLTKAESMEILGLCGDALAKSFEDVGEGRKESKQRNEYVKNMCKGIVEIRYFTAGVKKIDGTGRGTEVEAGIKSEEWYPRCVVAAVALSEIYGDHCYLREVINYVSQNVETKLGTHERGGAKLDECKNIDPTALMVGKAVLEDKIEKWRKEERAKGARAAWRIKQPWTQWPHVCTHSKDEQALREQRQQNRGSLASFVKVGPGTTSGQTVDLGDILTKEEYNISTETLQKALSKAIESASNS encoded by the exons ATGGCGTCAGGAGCGGGGGATGGACTGCTGCAGAAATGGTTGGAGCAGCATGCTAGTATGGCATCGGCGGGAAGTGCAGAGGAGAAGGCTAGGGAAATTAGA GCAAAGTTGGGGGCACATTTGGAAGAAGCATGGGGAAAATTGAGTAGTAGGTTGACGAAGGCGGAGTCCATGGAAATACTGGGGCTCTGTGGGGACGCTTTGGCGAAATCTTTCGAAGACGtcggggaaggaaggaaggagagcAAACAGAGGAATGAATATGTGAAGAATATGTGTAAAGGAATAGTCGAAATAAGATATTTCACTGCTGGGGTAAAGAAGATAGATGGGACAGGTAGGGGCACCGAAGTTGAAGCCGGCATTAAATCGGAAGAGTGGTATCCACGTTGTGTTGTTGCCGCTGTCGCCCTTTCCGAAATCTATGGTGACCACTGTTACCTGAGGGAAGTTATTAACTACGTATCGCAGAATGTGGAAACGAAATTGGGGACCCACGAAAGAGGAGGAGCAAAGTTGGATGAATGTAAGAACATTGACCCCACGGCTTTAATGGTCGGTAAAGCCGTACTGGAagataaaatagaaaaatggagaaaggaagaaagggcgAAGGGAGCGCGCGCAGCATGGCGAATAAAGCAACCATGGACGCAGTGGCCACACGTTTGTACACATTCGAAGGATGAACAGGCATTACGGGAACAGAGACAACAGAATAGAGGAAGTTTAGCATCTTTTGTTAAAGTAGGCCCTGGCACCACATCTGGTCAAACAGTCGACCTTGGTGATATATTAACAAAGGAGGAGTACAACATTTCGACTGAAACATTACAGAAAGCACTTTCCAAAGCAATAGAGAGCGCCAGTAATAGTG
- a CDS encoding delta tubulin, putative, with protein sequence MILRGELQENINFDLFKHHVLYNHKSLCPMEIYIDESRDFTYNSLAMVSNCLTPVPTLKRILQNAKMLYGTNAYMYQYNSYGVSHDHVHNSLIAMDQVISGYEGLSCEV encoded by the coding sequence ATGATTCTTCGTGGAGAGCTCCAAGAAAATATCAACTTCGATTTGTTTAAGCATCACGTTCTGTACAACCACAAGTCCCTCTGCCCGATGGAAATTTACATTGATGAGAGCAGGGACTTTACCTATAACAGCCTGGCGATGGTATCGAACTGCTTAACCCCGGTACCTACGTTGAAGAGGATTTTGCAGAATGCCAAGATGCTCTACGGAACAAATGCTTACATGTACCAGTATAACAGCTATGGCGTATCCCATGACCACGTGCATAACTCGCTGATAGCGATGGATCAGGTTATAAGCGGGTATGAGGGCCTGTCCTGCGAAGTTTAG